In the Oryza glaberrima chromosome 6, OglaRS2, whole genome shotgun sequence genome, one interval contains:
- the LOC127777244 gene encoding berberine bridge enzyme-like Cyn d 4 — protein MHDANMAMSSRSLGALAAFVFLCTAASMSSSMAATDSFLQCLSASIPSQLLYTQSSPSYTSVLDAGIRNPKFLTNTTRPVWIITPTNASHVEAAVLCGRRNGVRLRIRSGGHDYEGLSYRSERPETFAVLDLVNIRAVRVDAASATAWVDSGATLGEMYYAIGKAGGRIAFPAGLCPTVGVGGHFSGGGFGMLLRKYGLAADNVVDAVLVDAKGRLLDKNSMGSDVFWALRGGAGESFGIVLSWKVKLVAVPPTVTVFNVPVTVSQGAIDVVTRWQAVAPSLPDDLFIRVLVQGQRASFQSLYLGTCDALLPVMRSRFPELGMNRSDCREMTWIQSVPYIYLGSSATVEDILNRTIAMDTSNKATSDYVRQAIGRDTWSAIFGWLARPNAGLMILDPYGGQIGSVAEAATPFPHRGGVLYNIQYMNFWSAAGGGGGGAAQRAWIRDFYAFMAPFVSKDPREAYANYRDLDLGENVVGTGGVSSYDAGKVWGEKYFRGNYQRLAMAKAQIDADDYFRNEQSIPPLVAGK, from the coding sequence ATGCACGACGCAAACATGGCCATGTCGTCGCGAAGCTTAGGCGCCCTAgccgccttcgtcttcctctgcACAGCTGCCTCCATGTCGTCCTCCATGGCCGCCACGGACAGCTTCCTCCAATGCCTCTCGGCGAGCATACCCAGCCAGCTCCTGTACACGCAGAGCTCGCCGTCGTACACGTCGGTGCTGGACGCCGGCATCCGGAACCCTAAGTTCCTGACGAACACCACGCGGCCGGTCTGGATCATCACGCCGACGAACGCCTCCCACGTCGAGGCTGCCGTGCTCTGCGGCCGCCGGAACGGCGTCCGCCTCCGCATCCGCAGCGGCGGGCACGACTACGAGGGCCTCTCGTACAGGTCGGAGCGGCCGGAGACGTTCGCCGTGCTCGACCTCGTCAACATCCGCGCCGTCCGCGTCGACGCGGCGTCCGCCACCGCGTGGGTGGACTCCGGCGCGACGCTCGGGGAGATGTACTACGCCATCGGGAAGGCCGGCGGCCGGATCGCGTTCCCGGCCGGCCTGTGTCCgaccgtcggcgtcggcggccacttcagcggcggcggcttcggcatGCTGCTCCGCAAGtacggcctcgccgccgacaacgtcgtcgacgccgtcctcgtcgacgCCAAGGGCAGGCTCCTCGACAAGAACTCCATGGGCAGCGACGTCTTCTGGgcgctccgcggcggcgccggcgagagctTCGGGATCGTGCTCTCCTGGAAGGTGAAGCTCGTGGCCGTGCCGCCGACCGTCACGGTGTTCAACGTCCCGGTGACCGTGAGCCAGGGCGCCATCGACGTCGTCACGAGGTGGCaggccgtcgcgccgtcgctccCCGACGACCTGTTCATCCGCGTGCTCGTCCAGGGCCAGAGGGCCAGCTTCCAGTCCCTCTACCTCGGCACCTGCGACGCGCTGCTGCCGGTGATGCGCAGCCGCTTCCCGGAGCTCGGCATGAACCGGTCGGACTGCAGGGAGATGACTTGGATCCAGTCCGTCCCCTACATCTACCTCGGCAGCAGCGCCACCGTGGAGGACATCCTGAACCGGACCATCGCCATGGACACCTCCAACAAGGCCACCTCCGACTACGTCCGGCAAGCCATCGGCAGGGACACGTGGAGCGCCATCTTCGGGTGGCTCGCGCGGCCCAACGCCGGGCTGATGATCCTGGACCCGTACGGCGGGCAGATCGGCagcgtggcggaggcggcgacgccgttCCCGCACCGCGGCGGCGTGCTCTACAACATCCAGTACATGAACTTCTGGAGCGcagcgggcggaggcggcggcggcgcggcgcagagGGCGTGGATCAGGGACTTCTACGCGTTCATGGCGCCGTTCGTGAGCAAGGACCCGAGGGAGGCGTACGCCAACTACAGGGACCTGGACCTCGGCGAGAACGTGGTCGGCACCGGCGGCGTCAGCAGCTACGACGCCGGCAAGGTGTGGGGGGAGAAGTACTTCAGGGGGAACTACCAGCGGCTCGCCATGGCCAAGGCGCAGATCGACGCCGACGACTACTTCAGGAACGAGCAGAGCATCCCGCCACTTGTCGCCGGAAAATGA
- the LOC127777812 gene encoding berberine bridge enzyme-like Cyn d 4 has protein sequence MSNSKTLLLFIIFCIFSSCYIPSPAIASDHDPSSKGFIHCLTKKSIPPWLIHTRSSSSYTSILKSSIRNPKFLNTTASATPLCIVMAKKTSHIQAAVVCGRRHRVRVRARSGGHDYEGLSYRAEDRRERFAVVDLSGMRSVRVDAARGTAWVQSGATLGELYHAIWSSAPRLGFAAGVCPTVGVGGHFSGGGFGMLQRKYGLAVDHVVNATLVDARGGLLGRDAMGEDLFWAIRGGGGGSFGIVASWHIKLVPVPPTVTVFDVVRTPEHGAIDVLTKWQEIAPRLPDDIMVRVIAEPRRVTFEAMYLGTCDELLPLMHHRFPDLAMTRADCNEMTWIESIPYIHLGSNATVADILNRSSISRVNTKNRSDYVRHPIPKSIWKKIFAKLQQLTNFGEVQLFIDPYGAKISRIHESATPFPHREGVLYNIQYITYWSGDANGTLALKWSRDLYKFMEPYGSKNPREAYANYRDLDLGRNKVVNGISSYHHGKVWGEKYFRGNFERLAKVKAKVDPDDYFRNEQSIPPLFE, from the coding sequence ATGAGCAACTCCAAAACCCTCTTGTTGTTCATCATCTTCTGCATCTTCTCTTCTTGTTACATCCCCAGTCCTGCCATAGCTTCTGATCATGATCCTTCTTCCAAAGGTTTCATCCATTGCCTCACCAAGAAATCCATTCCTCCATGGCTCATACACACAAGGAGCTCCTCTTCCTACACATCCATCCTCAAGTCCTCCATCAGAAACCCTAAATTCTTGAACACCACCGCGTCGGCGACGCCGCTGTGCATCGTCATGGCGAAGAAGACCTCCCACATCCAGGCCGCCGTCGTCTGCGGCCGCCGGCATCGCGTCCGCGTCCGCGCGCGCAGCGGCGGGCACGACTATGAGGGGCTCTCGTACCGCGCCGAGGATCGCCGCGAGCggttcgccgtcgtcgacctGTCGGGGATGCGGTCCGTGCGCGTCGACgcggcgcgcggcacggcgTGGGTGCAGTCCGGCGCGACGCTCGGCGAGCTGTACCACGCCATCTGGAGCAGCGCGCCGCGGCTCGGCTTCGCCGCGGGGGTCTGCCCGACCGTCGGCGTCGGTGGCCacttcagcggcggcggcttcggcatGCTGCAGCGCAAGTacggcctcgccgtcgaccaCGTCGTGAACGCCACGCTGGTCGACGCGAGGGGCGGCCTCCTCGGCAGGGACGCCATGGGCGAGGACCTCTTCTGGGcgatccgcggcggcggcggcgggagcttcGGCATCGTGGCCTCCTGGCACATCAAGCTCGTCCCCGTCCCGCCCACCGTCACGGTGTTCGACGTGGTCAGGACGCCGGAGCACGGCGCCATCGACGTCCTCACGAAATGGCAGGAGATCGCGCCCCGATTGCCCGACGACATCATGGTCAGGGTCATCGCCGAGCCACGCCGCGTCACCTTCGAGGCCATGTACCTCGGCACCTGCGACGAGCTCCTGCCATTGATGCACCACCGATTCCCCGACCTCGCCATGACAAGGGCGGACTGCAACGAGATGACATGGATCGAGTCCATCCCCTACATCCACCTCGGCAGCAACGCGACGGTGGCCGACATCCTGAACCGGAGCTCCATCTCCAGGGTGAACACCAAGAACCGATCCGACTACGTCAGGCACCCCATCCCAAAGTCCATTTGGAAGAAGATCTTCGCCAAGCTACAACAGCTAACCAACTTCGGTGAGGTTCAGCTGTTCATAGACCCCTACGGTGCCAAGATCAGCCGCATCCATGAATCCGCGACGCCGTTCCCGCACCGGGAAGGCGTCCTGTATAACATCCAGTACATCACGTACTGGAGTGGTGATGCAAATGGTACACTGGCTTTGAAGTGGAGCAGGGACCTGTACAAGTTCATGGAGCCCTACGGGAGCAAGAACCCCAGGGAGGCGTATGCCAACTACAGGGACCTTGATCTTGGGAGGAACAAGGTGGTGAACGGCATCAGCAGCTATCACCATGGCAAGGTTTGGGGGGAGAAGTATTTCAGGGGCAATTTCGAAAGGCTTGCCAAAGTGAAGGCCAAGGTGGATCCTGATGATTACTTCAGGAATGAGCAGAGCATTCCTCCCTTGTTCGAGTGA